One window from the genome of Megalobrama amblycephala isolate DHTTF-2021 linkage group LG4, ASM1881202v1, whole genome shotgun sequence encodes:
- the hsd20b2 gene encoding hydroxysteroid (20-beta) dehydrogenase 2 — MGDISECSCSSVVLCCIGFVTAVYYLLRWSWQCWHGFKAYMISEIWQTDLRTYGQWAVVTGATSGIGRAYAEELAKRGLNIVLISRSEEKLHSVAKEIESRFKRQTHVIQTDFAEGHSIYPAIAQQLMGMEIGILVNNVGMNYIGVLANFLDVPDPDQRITQVINCNILSVTQMSRLILPGMIERGKGLIINISSEAASEPQPMVSVYSATKIFVTYFSRSLHAEYRSKGITVQCVAPFMVSTNMTHNVPVNPLVKSAASFARDALNTVGYTTYTSGCLTHALQHIALSIFFPGWLRLTSFCVKRMAKFARDIEPKLRKRMEQTNNRQD, encoded by the exons ATGGGAGACATTTCAGAGTGCAGCTGTTCTTCAGTGGTGTTGTGTTGCATCGGTTTCGTTACGGCTGTATATTACCTGCTGAGGTGGTCATGGCAGTGTTGGCATGGATTCAAAGCGTATATGATCTCTGAGATCTGGCAAACGGACCTGAGAACATACGGGCAGTGGGCTG TTGTAACTGGAGCAACATCAGGGATTGGTCGAGCGTATGCTGAAGAG CTTGCCAAACGAGGACTAAACATTGTTCTGATCAGTCGCTCGGAGGAAAAGCTTCACAGCGTTGCCAAAGAAATAG AGTCTCGGTTCAAGCGACAAACACATGTGATTCAGACAGACTTTGCAGAAGGCCATTCCATCTATCCAGCTATCGCACAACAGCTAATGGGCATGGAGATCGGAATTCTAG TGAACAATGTAGGTATGAACTATATTGGGGTTCTGGCAAATTTCCTGGATGTTCCTGATCCAGACCAG AGAATCACACAAGTGATAAACTGTAACATACTCTCCGTCACTCAG atgaGCAGACTTATTTTGCCAGGAATGATTGAAAG GGGGAAAGGCCTCATTATAAACATATCATCAGAGGCAGCCTCTGAGCCTCAGCCAATGGTGTCAGTGTATTCTGCCACTAAG ATATTTGTTACATATTTCTCTCGCAGTCTGCATGCAGAATACAGGTCAAAAGGAATCACAGTTCAA TGTGTAGCCCCGTTTATGGTCTCCACTAATATGACTCATAACGTGCCAGTGAATCCACTGGTCAAAAGTGCTGCTTCATTTGCTAGAGATGCTCTGAACACTGTGGGTTACACAACATACACAAGCGGATGTTTAACTCATGCACTACAG CACATTGCTCTGTCCATTTTTTTCCCGGGCTGGCTGCGTCTCACGTCCTTTTGTGTAAAACGTATGGCAAAATTCGCCCGTGACATTGAACCGAAATTAAGGAAGAGGATGGAGCAGACAAACAACAGACAGGACTGA
- the slc12a9 gene encoding solute carrier family 12 member 9 gives MANEHSPLLVHGVYSMIGDAEDSRGGSAVTEEGSPKSNPRKLNTFFGVMVPTILSMFSIVLFLRTGFVVGHAGLLHGLLMLCVAYFIISLTILSICAISTNGAVEGGGAYFMISRSLGPEFGGSIGLMFYLAKVCACGVYVLGLVEAILDVFGRDPGSSVSQGLRVLPQGYWYTVLYSSIVLLLCLVVCLVGAHIYAKASFIILLVVTVSLISIIISPLIVSPQRFNITHTYGNNHSVTVNPSYTGFNGTTLKNNLGPRYSLDYSTSTMMSFATVFAVMFTSCTGIMAGANMSGELKNPSEAIPKGTIIAVAYTFTVYLLLFLLLSSTCDRLLLINDYAVFQRVNVWPPFVTIGVYCASLSAAMCSMIGASRILHALALDQLFGLPLAPAAVTSSSGNPWVSVLYTWGLVQCTLFAGQLNVIAGIVTVFYLLAYAAVDLACLALEWASAPNFRPTFQFFSWHTCLLGIVSCVVMMFVINPVYSSASIVLLLLLLLILHYRSPTSSWGYISQALIFHQVRKYLLMLDSRKDHVKFWRPQVLLMVANPRSSCQLICFVNQLKKGGLFVLGHVQIGDLDVLPADPVQPQYNFWLSLVDKLGVKAFVDLTLSPSVRQGTQHLLRITGLGGMKPNTLVLGFYDNCYPEDYFLQDPVFCEGDRGEGDNFGVDLPSLQAHFPPVRHAESPRTLQAEEYVSIILDAIKMGKNVCLARYFFQLPPESKGVKYTRGNDSVDTIDVWPTNLLSPGSASYADVCSLFLLQMACVLNMASRWRRARLRIFVCVESESGDQGWLAKEEQFRELLGKLRIRASIKIVAWDNVARMFRQQNSVSEDFLCAVNALLREHSSTAAVRFLYLPHPPSSSELSQQYLSQLDALTRDLGPALLIHGVTPVTCTEL, from the exons ATGGCAAACGAGCACTCACCTCTTCTTGTTCACGGGGTGTACAGCATGATAGGAGATGCTGAAGATTCCAGGGGTGGATCGGCAGTGACAGAAGAGGGATCCCCCAAATCAAACCCCCGCAAACTCAACACCTTCTTTGGTGTCATGGTGCCCACCATCCTCTCCATGTTCAGTATTGTGCTCTTTCTTCGCACAG GCTTTGTTGTGGGTCATGCCGGTCTTCTCCATGGTCTCCTCATGCTGTGCGTGGCCTACTTCATCATTTCATTGACAATCCTGTCTATATGTGCTATTTCAACTAATGGTGCTGTGGAAGGGGGCGGGGCCTACT TCATGATCAGTCGTTCTCTGGGACCAGAGTTTGGAGGCAGCATCGGCCTTATGTTTTACCTGGCGAAGGTATGTGCGTGTGGCGTGTATGTACTCGGCCTGGTGGAGGCCATACTGGACGTCTTTGGGAGGGATCCAG GCTCTAGTGTGTCACAAGGGCTGCGTGTGTTGCCGCAGGGTTACTGGTACACCGTGTTGTACTCCTCTATAGTGCTGTTGCTATGTCTGGTGGTGTGTCTGGTCGGTGCTCATATCTACGCCAAAGCCTCTTTTATCATTCTGCTGGTGGTGACGGTGTCACTGATCTCCATCATCATCAGCCCCCTTATAGTCAGTCCACAGCGCTTcaacatcacacacacatacggcAACAACCACAGCGTCACCGTCAACCCCAGCTACACAGGCTTCAACGGCACCACATTAAAGAACAACCTTGGAC CACGCTACTCTCTGGACTACAGTACCAGCACAATGATGTCTTTCGCCACTGTATTTGCTGTGATGTTCACTAGCTGCACAGGCATCATGGCAGGAGCCAACATGTCAG GTGAGCTGAAGAACCCCAGTGAAGCAATACCTAAAGGGACCATCATAGCGGTGGCTTACACCTTCACTGTCTACTTGCTTCTCTTCCTGCTCCTGAGCTCTACCTGTGACAG GTTGTTGTTAATCAATGATTATGCAGTGTTCCAACGTGTGAACGTGTGGCCTCCATTTGTGACGATTGGGGTGTACTGCGCGTCTCTCTCGGCTGCTATGTGCTCCATGATAGGAGCTTCTCGAATCCTCCACGCTCTTGCTCTGGACCAGCTTTTTG GTCTGCCTCTGGCTCCGGCTGCAGTCACCTCCAGCTCTGGGAACCCGTGGGTTTCTGTTCTCTACACCTGGGGACTGGTGCAG tgTACACTGTTTGCAGGACAGCTGAATGTGATTGCTGGTATCGTGACAGTGTTTTACCTGTTGGCGTATGCTGCGGTTGATTTGGCCTGTCTGGCTCTGGAATGGGCCTCCGCTCCAAACTTCAG gccaacatttcagtttttctctTGGCACACATGTTTGTTGGGTATCGTCAGCTGTGTGGTGATGATGTTCGTGATAAACCCAGTGTATTCCTCGGCCAGTATCGTACTGCTGCTGCTCCTCCTGCTGATCCTGCACTACCGCTCTCCCACCAGCAGCTGGGGCTACATCAGCCAAGCGCTAATCTTCCATCAG GTGAGGAAGTACCTTCTGATGTTAGACTCCCGTAAGGATCACGTGAAGTTCTGGCGGCCGCAGGTCTTACTGATGGTGGCGAACCCACGCTCCTCCTGTCAGCTCATCTGCTTTGTCAACCAGCTGAAGAAAGGAGGGCTGTTCGTCCTTGGACATGTGCAGATCGGAGATCTGG ATGTGTTGCCAGCAGACCCGGTGCAGCCGCAGTATAATTTCTGGTTGAGTCTGGTGGATAAGTTGGGTGTGAAGGCCTTTGTGGATCTGACTCTTTCTCCCTCCGTCAGGCAGGGCACTCAACATCTGCTCCGCATCACTGGACTGG GAGGTATGAAGCCTAATACCCTGGTCTTGGGCTTCTATGACAACTGCTACCCAGAGGATTACTTCCTGCAGGACCCTGTTTTTTGTGAGGGCGATAGGGGTGAGGGGGATAATTTTGGGGTTGACCTCCCATCCTTACAGGCTCATTTTCCACCGGTGCGCCATGCCGAGAGCCCTCGCACGTTGCAGGCCGAGGAGTATGTGAGCATCATCCTTGATGCCATAAAAATGGGCAAGAATGTTTGTTTAGCCCGGTACTTCTTCCAGCTACCACCTGAGAGCAAAGGTGTAAAATACACAAGGGGAAATGACAGCGTGGACACCATCGACGTGTGGCCGACAAACCTACTGTCCCCAGGAAGCGCCAGTTACGCAGACGTGTGCAGTCTTTTCCTGCTTCAGATGGCATGCGTGTTAAACATGGCCAGCAGGTGGCGCCGTGCGAGGTTACGTATATTCGTCTGTGTGGAGTCTGAATCCGGAGACCAGGGCTGGCTGGCTAAAGAGGAGCAATTTAGAGAGCTGCTGGGCAAGCTGAGGATTCGTGCCTCTATTAAGATTGTGGCGTGGGATAACGTGGCACGCATGTTTAGACAGCAAAACTCTGTGTCTGAAGACTTCCTGTGTGCCGTGAATGCCCTGCTGAGGGAACACAGCTCTACTGCAGCGGTGCGCTTCCTGTACTTGCCCCACCCACCCTCCAGTTCTGAGCTGTCACAGCAGTACCTGTCGCAGCTGGACGCATTGACGCGAGACCTGGGCCCAGCTCTCTTGATTCATGGGGTCACACCAGTCACATGTACTGAGCTCTGA
- the LOC125266955 gene encoding zinc finger and SCAN domain-containing protein 12 has translation MTLSMDISVSFLKCELASTIDNAVRFAVESVLKETARVVGMKLAAARNAAAESHRENQSLRERLEISESELKAVRYYMTAAEKNIKQCLLLNRNLPGSNIVRPNADDAHVVFPSRAAVGSPTSQAQSRDSSRKSFRNSPGRIHSPKNLPSVGLCLPTVQSDWPRECVNRRKTRGSSVGNSSALTSDPTTAQTLLENSAVLFKPEDQTEGPFYITNEGEKDNSSAVTDTERRHEEPEVSGPSANPSEDPSDMTKFEFEMSTPAGNVNELELIQVMEDSDDVKQGTIKIEDDPDSLTLEPHPSGLAVASSSNSMQELPQISSPPVPESDGDALLALAPPVGSDSGFSGTVESPDKVHRCNICGRGFRRFYCLKTHQRIHTGERPYPCRYCEKRFRHLDSLHKHQRIHTGERPYRCAECGCCFRELGQLKKHRLKHSPTFVPVANPTFPLLPAGPSYVWPHLNTQSLDSV, from the exons ATGACTTTGAGCATGGACATCAGCGTTTCTTTTCTCAAGTGCGAGCTCGCCTCCACTATTGACAATGCGGTACGATTCGCAGTAGAATCTGTTTTAAAAGAAACAGCGCGAGTTGTTGGCATGAAGCTGGCCGCGGCTCGTAATGCTGCCGCAGAGTCGCACAGAGAGAACCAGAGCCTGCGCGAGAGACTGGAGATCTCCGAGAGCGAGCTGAAAGCGGTGCGCTACTACATGACCGCGGCTGAAAAGAACATCAAACAGTGTTTACTTCTCAACAGAAACCTGCCTGGGTCAAATATCGTGCGCCCAAACGCAGACGACGCACACGTTGTGTTTCCCTCACGCGCTGCGGTTGGAAGCCCCACCTCACAGGCACAGAGCAGAGATTCCTCCCGCAAAAGCTTCCGAAACTCACCGGGAAGAATCCACAGTCCTAAAAATCTACCCAGTGTTGGCCTCTGTCTCCCCACGGTACAGTCAGACTGGCCTCGTGAGTGTGTTAACCGCAGAAAGACACGAGGGTCTTCAGTAGGCAACAGTTCAGCACTCACGAGTGACCCCACGACCGCCCAAACACTTCTGGAAAACAGTGCTGTTCTCTTCAAACCAGAAGACCAGACAGAGGGCCCGTTTTACATCACGAATGAGGGTGAAAAAG ACAACAGTTCTGCAGTTACAGACACTGAGAGGAGACATGAGGAGCCAGAAGTTTCAGGCCCCTCCGCAAACCCATCAGAGGACCCATCTGACATGACAAAGTTTGAGTTTGAAATGAGCACACCTGCTGGGAATGTTAATGAGCTGGAGCTGATACAGGTGATGGAGGACTCTGATGATGTCAAACAGGGCACCATTAAAATCGAAGACGATCCTGATTCACTCACATTAGAGCCGCATCCATCAGGTCTAGCTGTAGCCTCTTCATCCAACTCCATGCAAGAGTTACCACAAATCTCCTCGCCTCCAGTGCCGGAGAGCGATGGCGATGCTTTGCTGGCTTTGGCGCCACCTGTGGGGAGCGACTCCGGGTTCAGCGGAACCGTCGAGAGCCCTGATAAAGTGCACCGCTGCAACATTTGTGGCCGGGGATTCAGACGTTTCTACTGCTTGAAAACACACCAGCGCATACACACGGGAGAGCGACCGTATCCTTGCAGATACTGCGAGAAACGCTTCCGCCATTTGGACAGCTTACACAAGCACCAGCGCATTCACACGGGAGAGAGACCCTACCGCTGCGCCGAGTGTGGATGCTGCTTCAGAGAACTTGGTCAACTCAAAAAGCACAGACTCAAACACTCACCCACATTTGTTCCTGTTGCCAATCCCACCTTCCCCCTCCTCCCAGCCGGGCCCTCCTATGTCTGGCCACATCTCAACACACAGTCTTTGGATTCAGTCTAG